The DNA window AATAAAGGTCCAATTGGCGCCATGCCAAAAACCACTCACCACAAATATGATCATGATGTTTCTTATCTGCATGTATTTGGATCCTTTGCTTCCTCCCAGAGGTATGTATAAATAATCGCGAAACCAGGTGGAAAGGGAAATATGCCAGCGTCTCCAGAATTCAGCTATGTCTCTGGAGAAATACGGGAAAGCAAAATTTTTCATCAGGTCAAAACCAAAAAGACGGGCCGTACCTATGGCGATGTCAGAGTAACCCGAGAAGTCGCCGTATATCTGAAATGCAAAGAGCACTGCTCCTAATAATAATGTGCTCCCCGAATAGCTCTCCGGATTGTCAAAGATCATATTGACATAATAGGCGCAGTTGTCAGCTATCACTACCTTTTTGAACAAACCCCACAATATTTGTCGACAGCCATCTACTGCAAGGCCATAATCGAAGACGCGTTTTTTGAAAAATTGAGGTAAAAGATGAACCGCGCGTTCAATGGGTCCGGCCACCAGCTGTGGAAAAAAACTCACAAAGGCTGCAAAGGCCAGAAAATCGCGTGTGGGTTTTAAGTTGTTGCGGTAGATATCGATGGTATAACTCAACGTTTGAAAGGTGTAAAAACTTATGCCCACCGGTAACACGATATTCAGTGAATCACCATTGATTTCTGTGCCAAAAAATGAGAAGGCCCTTGTGAAATTATCGAGGAAAAAATTATAGTATTTGAAGAAGCCGAGTAATCCCAGATTGGTTAAAAGACTCAGAATCAGAAGATACTTGCGTTTTTGTTTGGTGGAAGTCATTTCCAAACGCAGACCGACCAAATAATCCACAAGGGTACTGAAAATTATCAGCGACAGAAAACGCCAATCCCACCAGCCGTAAAAAATATAACTGGCG is part of the Hyphobacterium sp. CCMP332 genome and encodes:
- a CDS encoding MBOAT family protein, translated to MLFNSIDFAVFLPIVFGIYWLLRNKLQWQNLFVVIASYIFYGWWDWRFLSLIIFSTLVDYLVGLRLEMTSTKQKRKYLLILSLLTNLGLLGFFKYYNFFLDNFTRAFSFFGTEINGDSLNIVLPVGISFYTFQTLSYTIDIYRNNLKPTRDFLAFAAFVSFFPQLVAGPIERAVHLLPQFFKKRVFDYGLAVDGCRQILWGLFKKVVIADNCAYYVNMIFDNPESYSGSTLLLGAVLFAFQIYGDFSGYSDIAIGTARLFGFDLMKNFAFPYFSRDIAEFWRRWHISLSTWFRDYLYIPLGGSKGSKYMQIRNIMIIFVVSGFWHGANWTFIVWGALNALYFLPLMILGQNRKNLDTAGEGRFFPDIKTILSIGITFLITCLAWIFFRSESIAHAMDYYSHMLSMDLFSIPFTKDFLFLKVLLLLILVFTMVEWQGRTNEFAIQKMFGLKSRPLRWLAYYAIVFAIILLAGKQEEFIYFQF